From Oreochromis aureus strain Israel breed Guangdong linkage group 4, ZZ_aureus, whole genome shotgun sequence, a single genomic window includes:
- the si:dkey-16l2.16 gene encoding ras-related protein Rab-35: MAGKDYNHLFKLLIIGDSNVGKSSLLLRFADNSFSGSYITTIGVDFKIRTVDIDGERVKLQIWDTAGQERFRTITSTYYRNTHGVIIVYDVTNPESFVNVKRWLNEISQNCDNVCKILVGNKNDDPSKKQVDTQDALRFGESVGVRVFETSAKENINVEEMFMAFTLMVLRAKKESQNRVEREREREKDTVNINAQRDRDRRKRGRKCC, encoded by the exons ATGGCAGGGAAAGACTACAATCATCTCTTTAAGCTGCTCATCATTGGAGACTCCA ATGTGGGAAAAAGCAGCCTCCTGCTCCGCTTCGCAGATAACTCCTTCTCAG GCAGCTACATCACCACCATCGGCGTAGACTTTAAGATCCGGACGGTGGACATCGATGGGGAGCGGGTGAAGCTGCAGATCTGGGACACGGCGGGGCAGGAGAGGTTTCGAACCATCACCTCAAC GTACTACAGAAACACCCACGGCGTCATCATCGTGTACGACGTGACAAATCCAGAGTCGTTCGTAAATGTTAAGAGGTGGCTGAATGAAATCTCCCAGAACTGTGACAACGTCTGCAAGATCCTGG TGGGGAACAAGAATGACGACCCTTCCAAGAAGCAGGTGGATACCCAGGATGCTTTGCGTTTTGGGGAGTCTGTGGGTGTCCGTGTCTTTGAGACGAGTGCCAAAGAGAACATAAATGTTGAAGAG ATGTTCATGGCCTTCACCCTCATGGTGCTCCGGGCCAAGAAGGAGAGCCAGAACAGAGTGGAGAGGGAGCGGGAGCGGGAGAAGGACACGGTGAACATCAACGCCCAGCGAGACCGAGACCGCaggaagagagggaggaaaTGCTGCTGA